A genome region from Bacteroidales bacterium includes the following:
- a CDS encoding DNA cytosine methyltransferase, which translates to MKYSEIKEKINSNILKEQSENLAYFTHYLHHNKNGISSYYEKNAKEYFQNIVSEPLAQYLRVDLNFDVPFPPVKNPKFKFIDLFAGIGGFRIAMQNLGGNCVFSSEIDKYAKQTYDLNFGEIPFGDITKIDENDIPEHDVLCAGFPCQAFSIAGKRKGFEDETRGTLFFDIKRIIKAKRPKAFFLENVKGLKNHDKGRTLKTILKVLREDLDYYVPDPQIMNAKDFGVPQNRERIFIIGFRKDINIKEFHYPKPVKKKIAFKDIKEDKEVSVKYYLSTQYQDTLRNHKERHKNKGNGFGYEIIDDNHCANAIVVGGMGKERNIVIDCRLTDFKPVTKIKGVVNKDGWRRMTPREWARLQGFPDNFLIKVSDAQAYKQFGNSVAIPAIQATASKIVEKIVKER; encoded by the coding sequence ATGAAATACAGTGAAATAAAAGAAAAAATAAATAGTAACATTTTAAAAGAGCAAAGCGAAAACCTTGCTTATTTTACTCACTATTTGCATCACAACAAAAATGGTATTTCAAGTTATTATGAAAAAAATGCAAAAGAATATTTTCAAAATATAGTTTCTGAACCTCTGGCACAGTATCTAAGGGTTGACTTAAATTTTGATGTCCCTTTTCCGCCTGTGAAAAACCCTAAATTTAAATTTATTGATTTATTTGCCGGGATTGGTGGTTTTAGAATTGCGATGCAAAATTTAGGAGGCAATTGTGTTTTTTCATCAGAAATAGATAAATATGCAAAGCAAACATACGATTTGAATTTTGGTGAAATCCCATTTGGTGATATTACTAAAATAGATGAAAATGATATTCCTGAACACGATGTTTTATGTGCCGGTTTTCCTTGTCAAGCATTTTCAATAGCCGGAAAGAGAAAAGGATTTGAAGACGAAACTCGTGGGACACTATTTTTCGATATAAAAAGAATAATCAAAGCCAAAAGACCAAAAGCATTTTTTCTTGAAAATGTAAAAGGTTTGAAAAACCACGACAAAGGTCGAACCCTTAAAACCATTTTAAAAGTTTTGAGAGAAGATTTAGACTATTATGTGCCAGACCCCCAAATAATGAATGCAAAAGATTTTGGAGTTCCTCAAAATAGAGAACGGATTTTTATTATTGGTTTTAGGAAAGATATAAACATTAAAGAATTTCACTATCCGAAACCAGTCAAAAAGAAAATTGCATTTAAAGATATAAAAGAAGACAAAGAAGTCTCTGTAAAGTATTACTTGTCAACTCAATACCAAGACACTTTACGCAACCATAAAGAAAGGCATAAAAACAAAGGAAATGGTTTTGGTTACGAAATAATTGACGATAATCACTGTGCAAATGCTATTGTTGTTGGCGGAATGGGAAAAGAAAGAAACATAGTAATTGATTGTCGATTAACAGATTTTAAACCGGTTACCAAAATTAAAGGTGTAGTAAATAAAGACGGTTGGCGAAGAATGACACCAAGGGAATGGGCAAGACTTCAAGGTTTTCCTGACAATTTTTTAATTAAAGTTTCAGATGCTCAAGCATACAAACAATTTGGTAATTCGGTTGCTATCCCTGCAATTCAAGCGACAGCAAGTAAAATAGTAGAAAAAATAGTAAAGGAAAGATAG
- a CDS encoding TlpA family protein disulfide reductase gives MKKTITLLAITLLVTTAFAKQATLKGKVINNKKYNEIHLQDLSYKNIETQTIDENGNFEFETTFNKFEFYILSFEKGKFVAFFPEPGEKTEMIIDIKDLQNPIITNSVHSVLYYEYSNKLSKADNEGKRVALIKKMIDENTNSPACILFAGILGTEKYKDYHTKLSDGLKAYSGNSMVSDFIKQTNNIKNLSVGGEAPEIELKNPDGKNVKLSSTRGNYVLIDFWASWCRPCRAENPNNVRLYEKYHDKGFEIYAVSLDKDRASWLKAIKDDNLTWIHVSDLKFWQSKGAKTYNVRGIPHTVLLDKKGKILATGLRGKALEDKLKELFGE, from the coding sequence ATGAAAAAAACTATTACATTGTTGGCAATAACTTTATTGGTAACAACCGCATTTGCAAAACAAGCAACATTAAAAGGCAAGGTTATAAATAATAAAAAATATAATGAGATCCACCTTCAAGACCTTTCATATAAAAATATTGAAACACAAACAATTGATGAAAACGGGAATTTTGAGTTTGAAACAACCTTTAATAAGTTTGAGTTTTACATATTATCATTTGAAAAAGGAAAGTTTGTTGCTTTTTTCCCCGAACCCGGCGAAAAAACAGAAATGATAATTGATATTAAAGACTTACAAAACCCGATAATTACAAATTCTGTTCATTCTGTGTTGTATTACGAGTACAGTAATAAATTAAGCAAAGCTGATAATGAAGGAAAGCGTGTTGCTTTAATCAAAAAAATGATTGATGAAAACACAAACTCTCCTGCATGTATTTTATTTGCAGGAATCCTCGGCACAGAAAAATACAAAGATTATCACACAAAACTGAGTGACGGGCTAAAAGCTTATTCAGGAAATTCGATGGTCAGCGACTTTATTAAACAAACAAACAATATAAAAAACCTGTCAGTAGGAGGAGAAGCCCCGGAAATAGAATTAAAAAATCCCGACGGAAAAAATGTTAAACTTTCTTCAACAAGAGGAAATTATGTATTAATTGATTTTTGGGCATCGTGGTGTCGTCCCTGCAGGGCAGAAAACCCGAACAATGTCAGGCTATATGAAAAATATCACGATAAAGGTTTTGAAATATATGCCGTTTCATTAGATAAAGACAGGGCATCTTGGCTGAAAGCAATTAAAGATGATAATTTAACGTGGATTCATGTAAGCGACTTAAAGTTTTGGCAATCAAAGGGTGCTAAAACGTATAATGTCAGAGGAATTCCGCATACCGTGTTGCTTGATAAAAAGGGAAAGATATTAGCAACCGGTTTAAGGGGAAAGGCTTTAGAAGATAAATTAAAAGAGTTATTCGGAGAGTAA
- a CDS encoding HpaII family restriction endonuclease, which produces MLKGNKGEWSEIYTLLKLLGDREIYVGDEKLNKIPDLLYPIIKILRDENNGNYEYSVNDNLILITGADESFSISIVEFKQKSELLLNKIKEARSSSFDVPEIEDFLSQIKCSTLKAKSSSKTDIRIVIHDLKTNLQPELGFSIKSQLGGASTLLNAGKTTNFIYEIENCGLTNDFVERTNLIDTRSKIKDRLNAVINNSCKILFNQTEKEVFGNNLILIDSLLPNILAEITFDFYTSNLSKIIDLVENIEMNNPLNFNTANNHKFYEYKIKKFLTEVALGMMPAKVWNGIYDATGGYLVVKEGGEVLSYHIYNKNKFENYLFHNTKLETASSSRHDFGKIYEKNGKYFIKLNLQIRFLK; this is translated from the coding sequence GTGCTAAAAGGAAATAAAGGAGAATGGAGCGAAATATATACCTTATTGAAATTATTAGGAGATAGAGAGATATATGTTGGTGATGAAAAATTAAATAAAATTCCTGATTTACTCTACCCCATTATAAAGATTTTGAGAGATGAAAACAATGGTAATTATGAATATTCCGTAAATGATAATTTGATTTTAATTACCGGAGCAGATGAAAGTTTTAGCATCTCAATTGTTGAGTTTAAACAAAAATCGGAATTGCTACTAAACAAAATTAAAGAAGCTCGCAGTAGTTCTTTCGATGTTCCTGAAATAGAAGATTTTTTATCTCAAATAAAATGTTCGACATTAAAAGCTAAATCATCATCAAAAACTGATATAAGAATTGTAATTCACGACTTAAAAACAAATTTACAACCAGAATTGGGCTTTAGTATAAAATCTCAATTAGGTGGTGCTTCAACTCTTTTAAATGCCGGAAAAACGACAAATTTCATTTATGAAATTGAGAATTGTGGTTTGACAAATGACTTCGTGGAAAGAACTAACTTAATTGATACGAGAAGTAAAATAAAAGACCGATTAAACGCTGTAATTAACAATAGTTGCAAAATTCTATTTAACCAAACGGAAAAGGAAGTTTTTGGAAACAATTTAATTCTGATTGACAGTCTTTTGCCTAATATTTTAGCAGAAATTACATTTGATTTTTATACTTCAAACTTATCTAAAATAATAGATTTAGTTGAAAACATTGAAATGAATAATCCTTTGAATTTTAATACTGCAAATAATCATAAATTCTACGAATATAAAATCAAGAAATTCTTAACAGAAGTTGCATTAGGAATGATGCCTGCAAAAGTTTGGAATGGAATATATGACGCTACTGGTGGTTATCTTGTCGTAAAAGAAGGTGGAGAAGTTTTGAGTTACCATATCTATAACAAAAATAAATTTGAGAATTATTTGTTTCATAATACTAAATTGGAAACGGCAAGTAGTTCAAGACACGATTTTGGAAAAATTTATGAAAAGAATGGAAAATATTTTATTAAACTAAATCTGCAAATAAGATTTCTAAAATAG
- the metK gene encoding methionine adenosyltransferase, whose amino-acid sequence MSYFFTSESVSEGHPDKVADQISDALLDEFLKQDPESKVACETLVTTGLTVLSGEVKTTAWVDAQVTARNVIKEIGYTKGEYKFESESCGVISAIHEQSSDINQGVVRETEEEQGAGDQGMMFGYANNETEEYMPLPIDLSHKLLIEMANVRKAGKQMTYLRPDSKSQVTVEYNDNNKALRIDTIVLSTQHDDFISSSEAKTQKQADDEMLKTIYNDMKNIIIPAVKAKLPESIKALFKGDFKLLVNPTGKFVIGGPHGDTGLTGRKIIVDTYGGKGAHGGGAFSGKDSSKVDRSAAYATRHIAKNMVAAGVAGEILIQVAYAIGVADPVGLYVNTYGTSKVDLSDSQIAKKVNGLFDMRPAAIVKRFGLKNPIFRETAAYGHMGRKPFKKEVTFSTNGSSYKKEVEFFAWEKLDYVDKVKKAFGLQK is encoded by the coding sequence ATGTCATATTTTTTCACATCAGAATCTGTATCGGAAGGACATCCCGATAAAGTTGCAGACCAAATTTCAGACGCATTATTAGATGAGTTTTTAAAACAAGACCCGGAATCAAAGGTTGCTTGCGAAACTCTTGTAACAACCGGCTTAACTGTTTTGAGCGGAGAAGTTAAAACAACGGCTTGGGTTGATGCCCAGGTTACCGCAAGAAATGTTATTAAAGAAATCGGCTACACAAAAGGAGAATATAAATTTGAATCAGAATCTTGCGGTGTTATTTCTGCAATTCATGAACAGTCATCAGATATTAACCAAGGAGTTGTCAGAGAAACAGAAGAGGAGCAAGGTGCCGGAGACCAAGGTATGATGTTCGGCTATGCAAATAATGAAACAGAAGAGTATATGCCGCTGCCCATCGACCTGTCTCACAAACTGTTAATTGAGATGGCAAATGTAAGAAAAGCCGGGAAACAAATGACTTATTTACGACCGGATTCTAAATCGCAAGTTACTGTTGAATATAATGATAACAACAAAGCATTGAGAATTGACACAATTGTTTTGTCAACTCAACACGATGATTTTATTTCTTCTTCAGAAGCAAAAACGCAAAAACAAGCTGACGATGAAATGCTTAAAACCATTTATAATGATATGAAAAATATTATTATTCCTGCGGTAAAAGCAAAACTTCCGGAGTCAATTAAGGCATTATTCAAAGGCGATTTCAAATTATTGGTAAACCCTACCGGGAAATTTGTAATAGGCGGACCTCACGGAGATACCGGTTTAACCGGAAGAAAAATCATTGTTGATACATACGGCGGAAAGGGTGCTCACGGCGGCGGAGCTTTTTCCGGAAAAGATTCTTCAAAAGTTGACAGGTCGGCAGCCTATGCAACTCGACACATTGCAAAAAACATGGTTGCAGCGGGTGTTGCAGGCGAGATTTTAATTCAAGTTGCGTATGCTATCGGGGTTGCAGACCCTGTCGGGTTATATGTAAACACATACGGAACATCAAAAGTTGACCTGTCTGACAGTCAAATTGCCAAAAAAGTTAACGGATTGTTTGATATGCGACCGGCTGCAATTGTTAAACGCTTCGGGCTAAAAAATCCAATATTCAGAGAAACTGCCGCATACGGACATATGGGAAGAAAGCCGTTTAAAAAAGAAGTAACGTTCTCAACTAACGGAAGTTCCTATAAAAAAGAAGTTGAATTTTTTGCTTGGGAAAAACTCGATTATGTTGATAAAGTAAAAAAAGCGTTCGGTTTGCAGAAATAA
- a CDS encoding glycosyltransferase, whose protein sequence is MSEKTKILIFIDWFLPGYKAGGPIRSVANIINTLSHIFDFYIVTSDRDLGDEFPYKNIETNKAIRRTNYTITYLARGNQNIKSYKKILKSLNPDKVYLNSLFSFRFSVLPLIASKKHIFPSSVILAPRGMLGKGAINLKKTKKSGFLKLSSLFKLYSGITWHATTQDEAKDIKNTISKKAKVINVGNIPTKPKNYFKKKKTTETKFVFISRISKKKNLLFAIELLKGLNTETKVVFDIFGPEEDFDYKKQCDNIIFALPKNISVKFKGELSHDEVENTLRNYHFFLFPTLHENYGHAVFEALSASCPVVLSKNTPWKNLEEKKIGWDINLNDKEKFQTRIQKCIEMKQEEYDTMSENAFNFAKDFFESSQAVKDTQKMFEDE, encoded by the coding sequence ATGTCAGAAAAAACGAAAATATTAATATTTATTGATTGGTTTTTACCCGGATACAAAGCCGGAGGACCAATAAGAAGTGTCGCAAATATTATAAATACCCTTTCGCACATTTTCGATTTTTACATAGTAACTTCCGACAGAGATTTAGGAGATGAGTTCCCGTATAAAAACATTGAGACTAACAAAGCAATAAGACGGACGAATTACACAATAACTTATTTAGCCCGGGGAAATCAAAACATTAAAAGCTATAAAAAGATTTTAAAAAGTCTAAACCCCGACAAGGTCTATTTAAACAGTCTTTTTTCTTTTCGGTTTTCTGTTTTGCCCTTGATTGCTTCAAAAAAACACATTTTTCCAAGTTCCGTAATTTTGGCACCGAGAGGGATGCTCGGAAAAGGTGCAATAAATTTAAAAAAAACAAAAAAATCCGGTTTCTTAAAATTAAGCAGCCTTTTTAAACTGTACTCCGGGATTACATGGCATGCTACAACACAAGATGAAGCAAAGGATATAAAAAACACGATTAGTAAGAAAGCAAAAGTTATTAACGTTGGGAATATTCCTACAAAACCAAAAAACTATTTTAAAAAGAAAAAGACAACAGAAACAAAATTTGTTTTTATTTCTCGCATTTCAAAAAAGAAAAACCTTTTATTTGCAATTGAGTTGTTAAAGGGGCTCAATACCGAAACAAAGGTTGTATTTGATATTTTTGGTCCGGAGGAAGACTTTGATTATAAAAAACAATGTGACAATATTATTTTTGCGTTACCGAAAAACATTTCTGTTAAATTTAAAGGAGAACTGTCCCACGATGAGGTTGAAAACACATTAAGAAACTATCATTTTTTCTTATTCCCGACATTACACGAAAATTACGGGCATGCAGTTTTTGAAGCCCTTTCTGCCTCTTGTCCTGTTGTTTTGAGCAAAAACACACCTTGGAAAAATCTTGAAGAAAAAAAAATCGGGTGGGATATAAATTTGAATGATAAAGAAAAGTTTCAAACAAGAATTCAAAAATGTATTGAAATGAAACAGGAAGAATATGATACTATGTCAGAAAATGCGTTTAATTTTGCAAAAGATTTTTTCGAAAGTTCACAGGCAGTAAAAGACACACAAAAAATGTTTGAAGATGAATAA
- a CDS encoding WcaF family extracellular polysaccharide biosynthesis acetyltransferase — MNKTNLSKFDNSWYKPGANIVKRTLWYFTNVLFFLNPWNPVSSLKIFLLRLFGAKVGKGVIIKPSVNIKYPWRLFVGNHVWIGEKVWIDNLANVVIDDNVSISQGAMLLCGNHNYKKTTFDLIVGEIKFEEGVWIGAHSIVTPGTTCKTHSILAVNSVATKDLEAYTIYQGNPAVGVRKRTIEQ; from the coding sequence ATGAATAAAACAAATCTTTCAAAATTTGATAATTCTTGGTATAAGCCCGGAGCAAATATCGTTAAAAGAACTTTATGGTATTTTACAAATGTTTTGTTTTTTCTTAATCCTTGGAATCCGGTTAGTTCTTTAAAAATTTTTTTGCTTAGACTTTTCGGGGCAAAAGTCGGCAAAGGGGTTATTATAAAACCTTCCGTTAACATAAAATACCCATGGAGGCTTTTTGTAGGAAACCATGTTTGGATTGGCGAAAAAGTTTGGATTGATAATCTTGCAAATGTTGTAATAGACGATAATGTAAGCATTTCACAAGGAGCAATGCTGCTTTGCGGAAACCATAATTATAAAAAAACCACTTTTGACCTAATAGTCGGAGAAATAAAGTTTGAAGAAGGTGTTTGGATTGGAGCTCACAGCATTGTTACTCCCGGAACTACGTGTAAAACACATTCAATTTTAGCAGTTAACTCTGTTGCAACAAAAGATTTAGAAGCTTATACTATTTATCAAGGAAATCCGGCTGTTGGAGTCAGAAAAAGAACGATTGAACAATGA
- a CDS encoding DUF6340 family protein, translating to MIGKVKISTFLFLVLIAIILGSCKTKSLSVRILKPAEIFVPTKIKTLAVVNRSLPTKGDGSRVVNVIEGLLSGEEIFADRYGSEKCVAGVADGLLNSPRFTVTVPTGMDDIRGTGTAQFAEPLQWSKVEQICNDYSADALVLLETFDSNSSKKFRVNQRKETVDGKENFYNEHIASIDIAVNSGWRIYYPSEQKIIDQSIFTDHKGWDARGRSKSEAVRKLPKQSRTIEDAGYFAGKQYAHRISPTWIWVSRKYFVKGNDDFKDAKYKVQAKRWEDAAAIWKKYVNDVDIKIAGYACYNMALASEVLGEFDIALDWAQRAYSEYHLKTAREYISTIEQRIRDNNALNRQMNEE from the coding sequence ATGATAGGCAAAGTCAAAATATCAACTTTTTTGTTTTTAGTCTTAATCGCCATTATATTAGGCTCTTGCAAAACAAAATCATTATCTGTAAGAATTCTGAAACCCGCAGAAATTTTTGTGCCGACAAAAATTAAAACTTTGGCAGTTGTAAACAGAAGTTTGCCCACAAAAGGCGACGGCAGCAGGGTTGTTAATGTTATAGAAGGGTTATTGTCCGGAGAAGAAATATTTGCAGACAGATATGGCTCTGAGAAATGTGTAGCGGGCGTTGCCGACGGGTTGTTAAACTCTCCCCGGTTTACCGTTACCGTGCCTACCGGAATGGACGATATTCGAGGAACCGGAACTGCTCAATTTGCAGAACCGTTACAATGGTCAAAAGTTGAACAAATATGCAATGACTATTCTGCCGATGCTTTGGTATTATTAGAAACATTTGATTCAAACTCATCAAAAAAGTTCAGAGTAAACCAACGAAAAGAAACCGTTGACGGAAAAGAAAATTTTTACAACGAACATATTGCTTCAATTGATATTGCTGTAAACTCAGGGTGGAGAATTTATTACCCCTCTGAACAAAAAATTATTGACCAAAGCATTTTTACCGATCATAAAGGCTGGGATGCAAGAGGTCGTTCAAAAAGCGAAGCCGTAAGAAAATTGCCGAAACAATCGAGAACCATAGAAGATGCCGGATATTTTGCAGGAAAGCAATATGCACACAGAATATCGCCTACATGGATTTGGGTTTCAAGAAAATATTTTGTAAAAGGTAATGATGACTTTAAAGATGCAAAATATAAAGTACAAGCAAAAAGATGGGAAGATGCTGCCGCAATTTGGAAAAAATACGTAAATGACGTTGATATAAAAATTGCAGGATATGCTTGTTACAATATGGCCTTAGCATCAGAAGTTCTCGGCGAATTTGACATTGCATTAGATTGGGCTCAGCGCGCTTATTCTGAATATCACTTAAAAACAGCAAGAGAATACATAAGCACAATTGAACAAAGGATCAGAGATAATAATGCTCTTAACAGACAAATGAACGAAGAATAA
- the dnaG gene encoding DNA primase, translated as MIPRETVDKIFDAADVYDVIKDYVNLKKAGVNYKGNCPFHDEKTPSFVVSPAKGIYKCFGCGAAGNSVKFVMEHEKISFPEALKVLAKKYGIEVVEEEQTEEQIHEKQERDSLFIVTEFAKNFFKNTLHKTDEGKNIALSYYKERGLREDIINKFELGWSPQKRDAFTEAALKSGYKLKFLEATGLSIVKKETNYKFDRFAERVIFPIHTLSGKVIAFGGRTLKADKKIAKYLNSPESDIYHKSRILYGIYFAKNSIVKKDKCFMVEGYTDVISMYQSGVENVVASSGTALTVDQIKLVRRFTKNLTLIYDGDKAGIKASLRGIDLVLAEEMNVKIVMLPEGEDPDSFAQSKTTEELEQYISEHEEDFIEFKTKLLADEAKNDPVKRAQLVRDVVKSIAIIPDKILRAEYIRTTSSLLNTDEEILYEEVRKILRKNFDDIRDRDNKRKYSQKVEIPLLPVETTGVFSKQYEKEILYYLLNFGEETISHDEENNVDISVAEYIISDIKNENLEFKNLIYKDIFEEYDQFFSNDKESPINYFLTHQSEKISSVVAELISPKKELSRLWKKRGGSTEMPEQRLNESVPDAIEKFKLQIVTIKIEEINKKITELKPEEYNTKLPALLEFLRKMSDFKIKLTDYTEKLALL; from the coding sequence ATGATACCTCGCGAAACAGTTGATAAAATATTTGATGCAGCTGATGTTTATGACGTTATAAAAGACTATGTAAACCTCAAAAAAGCAGGTGTGAACTATAAAGGGAATTGTCCTTTTCATGATGAAAAGACACCTTCGTTTGTAGTTTCTCCGGCAAAAGGTATTTACAAATGTTTTGGTTGCGGTGCTGCCGGAAATTCCGTAAAGTTTGTAATGGAACATGAAAAGATTTCTTTTCCGGAAGCTTTGAAAGTACTTGCAAAAAAATATGGCATTGAGGTTGTTGAAGAAGAGCAGACAGAGGAACAAATACACGAAAAGCAAGAAAGAGACAGCCTGTTTATTGTAACGGAATTTGCAAAAAATTTCTTTAAGAATACATTGCACAAAACCGATGAAGGCAAAAACATTGCATTGTCTTACTACAAAGAAAGAGGTCTCAGAGAAGACATCATTAATAAATTTGAATTGGGCTGGAGTCCGCAAAAAAGAGATGCGTTTACCGAAGCGGCTTTAAAAAGCGGTTATAAATTGAAATTTTTGGAAGCAACCGGTTTATCAATTGTAAAAAAAGAAACCAATTATAAATTTGACCGCTTTGCAGAGCGTGTAATTTTCCCGATTCACACATTATCCGGAAAAGTGATTGCATTCGGAGGAAGAACTCTGAAAGCCGATAAGAAAATTGCAAAGTATCTGAATTCTCCCGAATCAGATATTTACCATAAATCCAGAATTCTTTACGGTATTTATTTTGCAAAAAACTCAATCGTAAAAAAAGATAAATGTTTTATGGTTGAAGGTTATACCGATGTGATTTCAATGTACCAGTCAGGCGTTGAGAATGTTGTGGCTTCATCCGGAACCGCTCTTACGGTTGATCAAATTAAACTGGTTCGACGTTTTACAAAAAATCTCACATTAATTTACGATGGAGATAAAGCCGGAATAAAAGCATCATTAAGAGGAATTGATCTTGTTTTGGCAGAGGAAATGAATGTTAAAATTGTGATGTTGCCCGAAGGCGAAGATCCGGATTCTTTTGCACAATCTAAAACAACAGAGGAACTTGAACAATACATTTCTGAACATGAAGAAGATTTTATTGAATTCAAGACAAAACTATTGGCAGATGAGGCTAAAAATGACCCGGTTAAAAGGGCACAATTGGTTCGGGATGTTGTTAAATCAATCGCCATAATTCCTGATAAAATTTTAAGAGCAGAATATATACGAACGACATCAAGTCTGCTCAATACGGATGAGGAAATTTTATATGAAGAAGTCCGTAAAATATTAAGAAAGAACTTTGATGATATCAGAGATCGAGACAATAAAAGAAAATACAGTCAAAAAGTCGAGATTCCGTTGCTTCCGGTAGAAACAACCGGAGTGTTTTCAAAGCAATATGAAAAGGAAATTCTTTATTATTTGTTGAATTTCGGAGAAGAAACTATATCACATGATGAAGAAAACAACGTTGATATTTCGGTTGCTGAATATATTATTTCGGATATTAAGAATGAAAATTTGGAATTTAAAAACCTGATTTACAAAGACATCTTTGAAGAATACGATCAGTTTTTTTCAAACGATAAAGAATCTCCCATTAATTATTTCTTAACACACCAAAGCGAAAAAATAAGCTCGGTAGTAGCAGAATTAATCAGCCCGAAAAAAGAATTAAGCAGACTTTGGAAAAAAAGAGGCGGTTCAACGGAGATGCCGGAACAAAGGCTGAATGAATCTGTTCCTGATGCAATAGAAAAGTTTAAACTTCAAATTGTAACAATTAAAATAGAAGAAATTAATAAAAAAATAACAGAGCTCAAACCGGAAGAATATAATACAAAACTACCGGCACTACTGGAGTTTTTAAGAAAAATGTCTGATTTTAAAATCAAACTTACTGATTATACCGAAAAATTGGCCTTACTGTAA
- a CDS encoding glycosyltransferase — translation MKISIITATYNSQDTILDTILSAASQTYSDIEHIIIDGKSTDNTLSIINDNSEKISKIISESDEGIYDALNKGIKNATGDVICFLHADDIYTDHTIIEKAAKLFSEKQTDSIYGDLQYVAKGDTSKIIRYWKSGEFSFSKLKKAWMPPHPTFFVKKEVYDKFGLFDTSFRIAADYDIILRFLGKHKISTAYLPEVLIKMRVGGESNKSIKHIFKKMKEDVKALKKNKLGNWHTVLLKNIIKIPQLFKK, via the coding sequence ATGAAAATTTCAATTATAACAGCAACATACAACAGTCAAGATACAATTTTAGATACAATCCTGTCGGCAGCATCCCAAACATATTCAGATATTGAACATATAATAATTGACGGAAAATCTACAGATAACACACTTTCAATTATAAATGATAATTCGGAGAAAATTTCTAAAATAATAAGCGAGTCGGATGAAGGAATTTATGATGCATTAAACAAAGGAATTAAAAATGCAACCGGTGATGTGATCTGTTTTTTACATGCTGATGATATTTATACAGACCATACAATAATTGAAAAAGCAGCAAAACTATTTTCAGAAAAACAAACAGACAGCATATATGGAGATCTGCAATATGTTGCAAAGGGAGACACAAGTAAAATTATACGGTACTGGAAATCCGGAGAGTTCAGTTTTTCTAAATTAAAAAAAGCTTGGATGCCGCCGCATCCGACTTTCTTTGTTAAAAAAGAAGTCTATGATAAATTCGGGCTGTTTGATACAAGTTTCAGAATTGCTGCTGATTACGATATCATTCTTCGTTTTCTCGGAAAACATAAGATATCAACGGCATACCTGCCGGAAGTGCTGATTAAAATGAGAGTCGGCGGAGAAAGTAATAAAAGCATTAAACATATCTTCAAGAAAATGAAAGAAGATGTTAAAGCTTTAAAAAAGAACAAACTTGGTAATTGGCATACCGTTCTGTTAAAGAATATCATCAAAATTCCTCAATTGTTCAAAAAATAA